Proteins encoded in a region of the Ruegeria sp. AD91A genome:
- a CDS encoding alpha-hydroxy acid oxidase — protein sequence MGASAIHSAEDARRLARRRLPWMVFDYIDGAAGVEVGAGRNRSALDAMTLHPRILRDVSKRSLASSLFDRPARRPFGIAPMGMCNLSAPGADLMLARIAARHEVPLGVSTVASTAMEDLIVEAEGHAWFQLYFSGDGSGTFKLVDRAKAAGYETLVLTVDVPEVGRRPRELRHGFKMPFKMGPKQVMDFALHPRWSLLVLLKGKPEMANFLMDGYDFDRTESRAKATWETLARLRDQWAGKLVVKGVLDAGDAQRLKSAGVDAIQVSSHGARQLESAPAPITVLPEIRKAVGPDYPLFYDSGLRSGEDVLKALSSGADFAFFGRILQFAIAAEGEAGLEQLWSVLSEEMSIAMAQLGVTSLDEVRRNA from the coding sequence GCCGGTCGCAATCGGTCCGCTTTGGATGCAATGACCTTGCACCCGCGTATCTTGCGAGACGTTAGCAAAAGATCTCTTGCAAGTTCCTTGTTCGACCGGCCCGCGAGACGCCCGTTCGGTATCGCTCCGATGGGCATGTGCAATTTGTCCGCGCCGGGTGCCGACTTGATGCTGGCCCGCATCGCCGCACGCCATGAAGTGCCGCTCGGGGTTTCGACTGTCGCCTCGACCGCGATGGAGGATCTGATCGTCGAAGCTGAAGGCCATGCCTGGTTTCAGCTGTACTTCAGCGGCGATGGCAGCGGCACGTTCAAGCTTGTCGATCGCGCCAAGGCAGCGGGGTACGAGACACTGGTTCTGACCGTGGATGTGCCCGAGGTTGGCCGACGCCCGCGCGAACTGCGCCATGGGTTCAAGATGCCCTTCAAAATGGGTCCCAAGCAGGTGATGGATTTTGCCTTGCACCCTCGGTGGTCCTTGCTGGTCCTGCTGAAAGGCAAGCCGGAAATGGCGAATTTCCTGATGGATGGCTACGATTTCGACCGGACCGAAAGCCGCGCCAAGGCCACGTGGGAGACATTGGCCCGCCTGCGCGATCAGTGGGCCGGGAAGCTGGTGGTCAAAGGCGTATTGGATGCAGGCGACGCGCAAAGGCTCAAGTCAGCAGGCGTGGACGCCATTCAGGTCTCAAGCCATGGTGCACGCCAGTTGGAAAGTGCTCCCGCGCCGATCACGGTTCTGCCCGAGATCCGCAAGGCCGTGGGTCCGGATTACCCGCTTTTCTACGACAGTGGGTTGCGCTCGGGTGAAGACGTGCTCAAGGCACTTTCTAGCGGGGCGGACTTTGCCTTTTTCGGTCGCATCCTTCAATTTGCAATAGCGGCCGAAGGCGAAGCGGGCCTTGAACAGCTATGGTCGGTACTCAGCGAAGAAATGAGCATCGCCATGGCCCAACTAGGCGTCACGTCGCTGGACGAGGTCCGACGCAACGCCTGA
- a CDS encoding ASKHA domain-containing protein: MTTDPLVVFTPSGKRGHFPVGTPILTAARQLGVDLDSVCGGRGICSKCQITPSYGEFPKHGVTVSEGALSAWNAVEQRYDDKRGLKPGRRLGCQASVQGDVVIDVPPESQVHRQVVRKAAAARAITMDPATRLYFVVVEEPDMHSPTGDLERLERALREQWDIEAVTADLSLMSKLQPVLRKGKWEVTVAVHKGHKDSVARIVEIWPGLHEGGLYGLAIDLGSTTIAAHLTDLETGEVKASSGLMNPQIRFGEDLMSRVSYSMMNPGGDREMTKAVREAINDLATSIAEEAGIDTSLIVETVFVCNPVMHHLLLGLDPVELGQAPFALATSESMSLPAREMDLTTMNPRAQVYILPCIAGHVGADCAAVALSEEPGKSEDLVLIVDVGTNAEILLGNTSRVLACSSPTGPAFEGAQISSGQRAAPGAIERIEIDPVTKEPRFRVIGSEKWSDEDGFDQEIATTGITGICGSGIIEAVAEMRIAGLLDESGLIGSAEQTGTARCVPEGRTHAYLIHDASAEGGPRITVTQGDIRAIQLAKSALYAGARLLMDEMNVEKVDRVVLAGAFGAHISTKHAMVLGMIPDAPLEKVSSAGNAAGTGARIALCNIGSRAEIERVVREITKIETAIEPKFQDHFVAANAIPHKTDPFPELAQVVTLPNPSFNTGGETEAGGGRRRRRRS, encoded by the coding sequence ATGACCACCGACCCTCTTGTCGTCTTCACCCCGTCCGGAAAACGTGGGCACTTCCCCGTCGGCACCCCTATTCTGACGGCAGCCCGTCAATTGGGGGTGGATCTGGATTCGGTCTGTGGGGGCCGCGGCATCTGTTCAAAGTGCCAGATCACACCCAGCTATGGCGAATTTCCCAAGCACGGCGTCACGGTGTCCGAGGGCGCGCTGAGCGCATGGAACGCGGTTGAACAGCGTTATGACGACAAGCGCGGTTTGAAACCGGGCCGCCGTCTGGGCTGCCAGGCCTCTGTTCAGGGCGACGTGGTGATCGACGTACCGCCGGAAAGCCAGGTACATCGTCAGGTCGTTCGCAAGGCGGCCGCCGCACGCGCCATCACGATGGACCCGGCCACACGCCTTTATTTCGTTGTGGTGGAAGAGCCCGACATGCACTCGCCCACCGGCGATCTGGAACGGCTGGAGCGGGCGTTGCGCGAGCAGTGGGACATCGAAGCCGTCACGGCGGACCTGTCGTTGATGTCCAAACTTCAACCGGTTCTGCGCAAGGGTAAATGGGAAGTCACCGTGGCGGTTCACAAAGGTCACAAGGACAGCGTGGCGCGTATCGTCGAAATCTGGCCCGGCCTGCATGAAGGCGGGCTGTATGGTCTGGCCATCGACCTTGGCTCGACCACAATCGCCGCACATCTGACCGATCTGGAAACCGGCGAGGTCAAGGCTTCCTCTGGCCTCATGAATCCACAGATCCGCTTTGGTGAAGACCTGATGAGCCGCGTTTCGTATTCCATGATGAACCCCGGCGGCGATCGGGAAATGACCAAGGCAGTGCGCGAGGCGATCAACGACCTGGCCACATCGATTGCCGAAGAGGCAGGCATTGACACCTCTCTGATCGTGGAAACGGTGTTCGTCTGCAACCCGGTCATGCATCACTTGCTGCTGGGGCTGGACCCGGTGGAACTGGGTCAGGCGCCGTTTGCGCTGGCAACGTCGGAAAGCATGTCGCTGCCCGCGCGCGAGATGGATCTGACAACCATGAATCCACGCGCGCAGGTCTACATCCTGCCCTGTATCGCGGGCCATGTGGGCGCAGATTGCGCGGCCGTTGCCCTGTCCGAAGAACCCGGCAAGTCCGAAGATCTGGTTCTGATCGTCGACGTGGGCACCAACGCCGAAATCCTGCTGGGCAATACCAGCCGCGTACTCGCCTGTTCTTCGCCCACCGGGCCTGCCTTCGAAGGCGCTCAGATCAGTTCTGGCCAGCGCGCTGCGCCCGGCGCAATCGAGAGAATCGAGATCGACCCTGTCACCAAGGAACCCCGGTTCCGCGTCATCGGGTCCGAGAAGTGGTCTGACGAAGATGGCTTTGATCAGGAGATCGCCACAACCGGGATCACGGGCATCTGCGGATCCGGAATCATCGAGGCAGTGGCCGAGATGCGTATCGCTGGCCTGCTGGACGAAAGTGGTCTGATCGGATCGGCGGAACAGACCGGTACGGCCCGCTGCGTGCCTGAAGGTCGCACACACGCCTATCTGATCCACGACGCCAGCGCCGAAGGTGGCCCCCGCATCACCGTCACGCAGGGTGACATCCGCGCCATCCAACTTGCGAAATCCGCTTTGTACGCAGGTGCACGCCTGCTGATGGACGAAATGAATGTCGAAAAGGTGGATCGCGTGGTTCTGGCCGGTGCGTTCGGCGCGCATATCTCGACCAAACACGCCATGGTGCTGGGAATGATACCAGATGCGCCGCTGGAGAAAGTCTCGAGCGCGGGCAACGCCGCAGGTACCGGCGCGCGTATCGCGCTGTGCAATATCGGATCGCGCGCCGAGATCGAACGCGTCGTGCGCGAGATCACCAAGATCGAAACCGCCATCGAGCCGAAGTTTCAGGATCATTTCGTGGCCGCCAATGCGATCCCGCACAAGACCGACCCGTTCCCGGAACTGGCCCAGGTTGTCACACTGCCCAATCCAAGCTTCAACACCGGCGGCGAGACCGAAGCAGGTGGCGGACGTCGTCGCAGGCGCCGCAGTTAA
- the guaB gene encoding IMP dehydrogenase yields the protein MQIREALTFDDVLLVPGASSVLPATADTTTRVTREITMNIPLLSSAMDTVTEARMAIAMAQAGGIGVVHKNLSVDEQAREVRRVKRFESGIVYNPVTLRVDQTLADANALVQRYNFTGFPVVDEQGRVVGILTNRDMRFANSDDTPVHAMMTSENLAMLQEPADLEEAKSLMRARRIEKLLVVDGGGKLTGLLTLKDTEQAVLNPTACKDRLGRLRVAAATSVGDAGFERSEQLVDSGVDIIVVDTAHGHSQGVLDAVRRVKTLSNEVQIIAGNVATGEATKALIDAGADAIKVGIGPGSICTTRMVAGVGVPQLTAIGDCAAAAGDVPVIADGGIKFSGDFAKAIAAGASCAMVGSMIAGTDESPGEVILYQGRSFKSYRGMGSLGAMARGSADRYFQKDAANDKLVPEGIEGQVPYKGSASAVIHQLVGGLRAAMGYTGCATVEEMRKNCNFVKITGAGLKESHVHDVQITRESPNYRVM from the coding sequence ATGCAGATTCGTGAGGCACTCACCTTTGACGACGTTCTCCTGGTTCCGGGCGCATCTTCTGTGCTTCCGGCAACGGCAGATACCACTACGCGTGTGACGCGCGAGATCACCATGAACATCCCATTGCTGAGTTCGGCCATGGACACCGTGACCGAGGCGCGCATGGCCATTGCCATGGCACAGGCGGGGGGTATCGGTGTCGTTCACAAGAACCTTTCGGTGGATGAACAGGCGCGCGAAGTCCGCCGGGTCAAACGGTTTGAATCCGGTATTGTCTATAATCCCGTGACGTTGCGGGTGGACCAGACATTGGCCGACGCCAACGCGCTGGTGCAGCGCTATAACTTCACCGGTTTTCCGGTCGTGGACGAGCAGGGCCGCGTGGTGGGTATTCTGACCAACCGCGACATGCGCTTTGCAAATTCGGACGATACGCCGGTGCACGCGATGATGACTTCGGAAAATCTGGCGATGCTGCAGGAACCTGCCGATCTGGAAGAAGCCAAAAGCCTGATGCGGGCTCGTCGGATCGAAAAGCTGCTGGTTGTGGATGGTGGCGGTAAGCTGACTGGTCTTCTGACGCTGAAAGATACAGAGCAGGCCGTTTTGAACCCAACCGCGTGCAAGGACCGTCTGGGTCGCTTGCGGGTTGCTGCCGCGACGTCGGTCGGCGATGCCGGTTTCGAACGGTCCGAGCAATTGGTGGATTCGGGTGTCGACATCATCGTCGTTGATACCGCTCATGGTCATTCTCAGGGCGTGCTGGACGCTGTGAGGCGGGTTAAAACCCTGTCGAACGAGGTTCAGATCATTGCCGGAAACGTGGCGACCGGCGAGGCAACCAAAGCGTTGATCGATGCGGGCGCCGACGCGATCAAGGTGGGTATTGGTCCGGGCTCGATCTGTACCACTCGGATGGTGGCAGGCGTTGGTGTTCCTCAGCTGACGGCGATTGGCGATTGTGCGGCAGCAGCGGGCGATGTTCCGGTCATTGCTGATGGTGGCATCAAGTTCTCGGGTGACTTTGCAAAGGCGATTGCAGCCGGTGCATCCTGTGCCATGGTCGGGTCGATGATTGCAGGCACCGACGAAAGCCCGGGTGAGGTGATCCTGTATCAGGGTCGTTCGTTCAAATCCTATCGCGGGATGGGCAGTCTGGGCGCAATGGCGCGCGGATCCGCGGATCGCTATTTCCAGAAGGACGCGGCCAATGACAAACTGGTGCCCGAAGGCATCGAAGGGCAGGTGCCCTACAAAGGCTCTGCCAGTGCCGTGATCCACCAGCTTGTTGGCGGCTTGCGTGCTGCGATGGGTTACACGGGCTGCGCAACTGTTGAAGAGATGCGCAAGAACTGCAACTTCGTGAAGATCACGGGCGCGGGTCTAAAAGAAAGCCACGTGCATGATGTACAGATTACACGTGAGAGCCCGAACTACCGGGTAATGTAA
- a CDS encoding RsmB/NOP family class I SAM-dependent RNA methyltransferase: protein MTPAARVQASIEILDDILSGAPVEKALTGWARCSRFAGSKDRAAIRDHVFDALRRQRSYAALGGSDTGRGLMIGATRASGGDLAELFTGNRHAPMPVQETETARDFASEAEKYDIPEWLWPRFAASLNDALVPCAMSLQNRAPVHLRVNFHKTDPNDAIEALKSEGIVAHPVQICRTALKVTEGARRIAQSQAYARGLIELQDAASQAVVASLDLRPGMRVLDYCAGGGGKALALAAYEGVEVFAHDVNPGRMKDIPTRAERAGAKITTLNTAALSGLDPFDVVLVDAPCSGSGSWRRAPAGKWALTEERLRELTIIQARVLSDIAPLVRPGGLLAYATCSVLMDENGSIIADFLERHSGWRETYRKAWHVTHESDGFFTSHLTR from the coding sequence ATGACGCCCGCTGCCCGAGTTCAGGCCTCGATTGAAATTCTAGATGACATCCTGTCTGGCGCCCCGGTGGAAAAAGCTCTGACAGGCTGGGCGCGGTGCAGTCGCTTTGCCGGATCCAAGGATCGAGCGGCCATTCGCGATCACGTATTCGACGCGTTGCGACGCCAGCGCTCGTACGCGGCGTTGGGAGGGTCCGATACCGGACGCGGTTTGATGATCGGTGCGACGCGTGCGTCAGGCGGTGATCTGGCCGAGTTGTTCACCGGCAATCGTCACGCTCCGATGCCGGTTCAGGAAACGGAAACGGCGCGGGATTTCGCGTCCGAAGCCGAGAAATATGACATTCCGGAGTGGCTTTGGCCTCGGTTTGCTGCCTCTCTGAACGACGCTTTGGTTCCTTGTGCAATGTCTTTGCAGAACCGGGCACCCGTTCATTTACGGGTCAACTTCCATAAAACCGATCCGAACGATGCCATCGAAGCCTTGAAGTCCGAGGGTATTGTCGCCCATCCGGTTCAGATTTGCCGCACTGCCCTTAAAGTGACAGAAGGGGCCCGGCGCATTGCCCAAAGCCAGGCTTATGCCCGGGGCCTGATCGAGCTTCAGGACGCCGCAAGCCAGGCTGTTGTGGCCTCGCTGGATCTGCGGCCGGGAATGCGTGTTCTAGATTATTGCGCGGGTGGCGGTGGCAAGGCGCTGGCTCTGGCAGCATACGAGGGCGTTGAGGTGTTCGCGCATGATGTGAATCCTGGCCGAATGAAAGACATCCCGACCCGGGCAGAGCGAGCAGGAGCAAAGATAACCACCCTGAACACCGCTGCACTTTCGGGTCTTGATCCGTTTGATGTGGTTTTGGTGGATGCTCCGTGCTCTGGCAGTGGATCCTGGCGACGGGCACCAGCCGGGAAATGGGCGTTGACCGAGGAACGGCTGCGGGAACTCACGATCATTCAGGCTCGTGTTTTATCTGACATAGCGCCTTTGGTGCGACCGGGCGGCCTGTTGGCTTACGCAACTTGTTCGGTTCTGATGGACGAAAACGGTTCGATCATAGCCGATTTTCTGGAACGCCATTCCGGGTGGAGAGAAACCTACCGGAAGGCGTGGCACGTAACACACGAATCTGATGGGTTCTTCACGTCGCACTTGACGCGCTAA
- a CDS encoding ATP-binding protein produces MSDTAEFFSDPSLVQTPSASRLWSLVGLALLISFAPVVGLLPPDWTMGMMVAGMSVLFVTLCVVIKGQVAARQAQQATAVMAAFVEQEESPFLIANAYGDILASNTPARNQFGAAKGASLACCLGSTFPNPQVVLLRLQSQARSLGRAKEDYWIRGNTNSVTVLQLAPDIFCWRFHQSDHGSWQSINLPVLTIGCANDVVCPNPAAKRLLGSRPGGVRDIFCDADPQIGTSNIIKSLDGMIQVAVTELSRTSKERSLGLVPLIQTPAPGASSSFADLPVPVLTLSPEGAILNANRLANKLLGNENLEGTNITYIMRGLGRPILDWLARTASEEKAQRSEFLQLTRKDKEIFVQVTLSRVVVDGKISLIAVLNDATELKTLEAQFVQGQKMQAVGQLAGGVAHDFNNLLTAISGHCDLLLLRHDQNDPDYGDLVQINQNANRAAALVSQLLAFSRKQTLRPEVLDLRDTISDLIHLLNRLVGEKVQLTLSHDPVLKPVRADKRQLEQVLMNLVVNARDAMPDGGEIRIETEVLNLTQPLSRDRATVKPGEYVTVRVVDSGVGIPCDKLQKVFEPFYTTKRTGEGTGLGLSTAYGIVKQTGGFIFVDSAVDRGTEFTVFLPVCATVAEAEQDSPAQPEAQSARQGEGVVLLVEDEAPVRAFATRALRLKGYTVLEADSAEEALRLLEDSTLNVDVFVTDVVMPGMDGPTWVRKARETRPDARVVFVSGYTEGAFGDSGPEIANSTFLPKPFSLNQLTEAVFQQLN; encoded by the coding sequence ATGTCTGACACAGCAGAATTTTTCAGTGACCCTTCCCTTGTCCAAACGCCCTCTGCCTCTCGTCTTTGGTCGTTGGTGGGGTTGGCATTATTGATCAGTTTCGCACCTGTGGTCGGGCTGCTGCCACCGGATTGGACCATGGGCATGATGGTCGCGGGAATGTCCGTTCTGTTCGTAACGTTGTGCGTCGTGATCAAGGGTCAGGTTGCTGCCAGGCAAGCGCAACAAGCCACTGCCGTAATGGCCGCCTTTGTGGAACAGGAAGAATCACCTTTCCTGATCGCCAATGCCTATGGCGACATTCTGGCGTCCAACACACCAGCACGAAACCAGTTTGGGGCGGCAAAAGGAGCCAGCCTTGCATGCTGCCTCGGATCAACTTTCCCAAACCCTCAGGTGGTTTTGTTGAGGTTGCAATCTCAGGCCCGATCACTCGGGCGGGCTAAGGAAGACTACTGGATCAGGGGAAACACGAACAGTGTAACTGTGCTTCAATTGGCCCCCGACATTTTTTGCTGGCGGTTTCACCAGTCAGACCATGGAAGCTGGCAGTCGATCAATTTGCCGGTTCTGACAATAGGATGCGCGAATGATGTGGTGTGTCCAAATCCGGCGGCAAAAAGGTTGCTTGGGTCCCGTCCCGGTGGTGTTCGCGACATCTTCTGTGATGCTGACCCACAGATCGGAACTTCGAACATAATCAAGTCACTGGACGGGATGATTCAGGTTGCTGTGACTGAACTTTCCCGTACCAGCAAAGAGCGAAGCCTTGGTTTGGTGCCGCTCATCCAGACTCCGGCACCCGGGGCCAGTTCGTCTTTTGCAGACCTTCCGGTTCCGGTTCTTACTCTTTCTCCCGAGGGGGCCATTCTGAATGCCAACAGGTTGGCGAATAAGCTGCTGGGAAACGAAAACCTCGAAGGCACCAATATCACTTATATCATGCGGGGCCTGGGGCGCCCCATTCTGGACTGGCTTGCGCGCACAGCCTCGGAAGAAAAAGCCCAACGTTCTGAGTTTCTTCAGTTGACCAGAAAAGACAAAGAGATCTTTGTGCAGGTCACGTTGAGCCGTGTTGTTGTTGATGGCAAGATTTCTCTGATTGCGGTTCTGAATGATGCGACCGAGTTGAAAACTCTGGAAGCTCAATTCGTTCAAGGGCAGAAAATGCAAGCTGTGGGCCAGCTGGCTGGCGGGGTTGCACATGATTTCAACAACCTGCTGACAGCCATTTCCGGGCACTGCGATCTGCTATTGTTGCGCCACGATCAGAATGACCCGGACTACGGGGATCTGGTGCAGATCAATCAGAACGCCAACCGGGCCGCTGCGTTGGTCAGCCAGCTTCTCGCATTCTCGCGCAAACAGACCCTCAGGCCCGAAGTTCTGGATTTGCGGGACACGATCTCGGACCTAATTCACTTGTTGAACCGGTTGGTTGGCGAGAAAGTTCAACTGACTCTCAGCCATGATCCAGTATTAAAGCCGGTTCGGGCGGACAAACGGCAGTTGGAACAGGTGCTGATGAACCTGGTCGTCAACGCGCGCGACGCCATGCCGGACGGGGGCGAAATACGTATCGAGACCGAGGTGTTGAACCTGACGCAACCGCTCAGTCGCGACAGGGCAACCGTAAAGCCTGGGGAGTACGTTACGGTCAGGGTCGTGGACAGCGGTGTAGGGATACCTTGCGACAAACTGCAAAAGGTTTTCGAACCCTTCTACACGACAAAGCGCACGGGTGAGGGCACGGGACTCGGGCTTTCGACGGCCTACGGCATCGTCAAGCAGACAGGCGGTTTCATCTTTGTAGACAGCGCTGTGGATCGAGGCACCGAATTCACGGTATTCCTGCCGGTTTGTGCCACGGTGGCAGAAGCTGAGCAGGACTCTCCGGCTCAACCCGAAGCACAAAGTGCGCGCCAAGGAGAAGGCGTGGTACTTCTGGTTGAAGACGAAGCTCCGGTCCGCGCCTTCGCGACCCGGGCCTTGCGGCTTAAAGGCTATACCGTGCTGGAGGCGGATTCGGCCGAGGAAGCATTGCGCCTTCTGGAGGATTCGACTTTGAACGTTGATGTATTTGTAACGGATGTGGTCATGCCCGGCATGGATGGGCCGACCTGGGTGCGGAAAGCTCGGGAAACACGCCCGGATGCCCGTGTGGTCTTCGTATCGGGTTATACCGAAGGCGCGTTTGGGGATTCAGGACCCGAAATCGCCAATTCGACCTTCCTGCCCAAGCCGTTTTCACTCAACCAGTTGACCGAAGCGGTTTTTCAGCAGCTGAATTGA
- a CDS encoding sulfotransferase family 2 domain-containing protein, whose product MLVFFEERLAFLAVPKTGSTAYHKALRDRADLVVTHPPELKHAPVRRYDRFFQNIFLKMYDTEMEIMAVVREPVDWLGSWYRFRSRADLTGHAQSTGDMNFDAFLQAYMTNPRPDFADVGSQSQFFRTRSNGRGATHIFKYEHQGKILDFLQARLNVQIDLPHENVSPSGDLTLTPETLQRFRRRHAEEFALHDAAL is encoded by the coding sequence ATGCTTGTTTTCTTTGAGGAACGCCTTGCCTTCCTTGCTGTTCCTAAAACCGGCAGCACGGCGTATCACAAGGCGTTGCGGGATCGCGCTGACCTTGTCGTCACGCACCCGCCAGAGCTAAAGCACGCTCCGGTGCGCAGATATGATCGGTTTTTCCAGAATATTTTTCTGAAGATGTACGATACCGAGATGGAAATCATGGCTGTAGTTCGCGAACCCGTAGACTGGCTGGGTAGCTGGTATCGATTTCGCAGTCGCGCAGACCTGACCGGCCACGCCCAATCAACCGGAGACATGAATTTTGACGCGTTCTTGCAGGCCTATATGACAAATCCGCGCCCAGATTTTGCCGATGTTGGCAGCCAAAGCCAGTTTTTCCGTACCCGCAGCAATGGTCGAGGCGCCACTCATATCTTCAAATATGAGCATCAGGGCAAAATTCTCGACTTCTTGCAAGCGCGTCTGAATGTACAAATCGACCTGCCACATGAGAATGTGTCACCATCGGGTGACCTGACACTGACGCCCGAGACTCTGCAGAGATTTCGAAGAAGGCACGCAGAGGAATTCGCGCTCCACGACGCAGCCTTGTAA
- the recA gene encoding recombinase RecA — MADLLTMSDKKNADKQKALDSALAQIERQFGKGSIMKLGEGATQDIEASSTGSLGLDIALGIGGLPMGRIVEIYGPESSGKTTLTLHCIAEQQKRGGVCAFVDAEHALDPQYARKLGVDLDELLISQPDTGEQALEITDTLVRSGAVNMVVVDSVAALTPKSELEGDMGDSSVGVQARLMSQAMRKLTGSISRSNCMVIFINQIRMKIGVMFGSPETTTGGNALKFYSSVRLDIRRIGAIKDRDEVVGNQTRVKVVKNKVAPPFKQVEFDIMYGEGISKMGELLDLGVKAGVVEKSGSWFSYGDERIGQGRENAKQYLRDNSRIALDIEDKIRAAHGLDFDMPPSAAEDDDILEA; from the coding sequence ATGGCGGATCTTCTGACAATGAGCGACAAGAAAAACGCAGACAAGCAAAAGGCGCTCGACAGTGCGCTGGCCCAGATCGAACGGCAGTTCGGCAAAGGCTCGATCATGAAGCTGGGCGAAGGTGCCACGCAGGATATCGAAGCGAGCTCGACCGGCTCGCTCGGGTTGGATATTGCGTTGGGAATCGGCGGCCTGCCGATGGGGCGGATTGTCGAGATTTACGGCCCGGAGAGCTCGGGCAAGACGACTCTGACGCTGCATTGTATCGCGGAACAACAAAAACGCGGCGGCGTCTGTGCCTTTGTTGATGCCGAACACGCGCTGGATCCGCAATATGCCCGCAAGCTGGGCGTTGATCTGGACGAACTTCTGATCTCGCAGCCCGATACCGGTGAGCAAGCGCTGGAAATCACCGATACGCTTGTGCGTTCTGGTGCGGTCAACATGGTCGTGGTCGATTCGGTTGCGGCGCTGACACCGAAATCCGAACTGGAAGGCGACATGGGGGACAGCAGTGTTGGCGTACAGGCCCGTCTGATGAGTCAGGCGATGCGGAAGCTGACGGGTTCGATCAGCCGCTCAAACTGCATGGTCATTTTCATCAACCAGATCAGGATGAAAATCGGCGTTATGTTTGGTAGCCCCGAGACAACGACTGGCGGTAATGCACTGAAATTCTACAGTTCGGTCCGTCTAGACATCCGCCGCATCGGCGCGATCAAGGACCGGGATGAAGTCGTCGGCAACCAGACCCGCGTCAAGGTTGTGAAGAACAAGGTTGCGCCACCCTTCAAGCAGGTGGAATTCGACATCATGTATGGTGAAGGCATCAGCAAGATGGGCGAACTTCTGGATCTGGGTGTCAAAGCCGGTGTGGTCGAAAAGTCTGGATCGTGGTTCAGTTACGGTGACGAGAGGATCGGGCAGGGTCGTGAGAACGCTAAACAATACCTGCGTGACAACAGCCGCATAGCGTTGGACATCGAAGACAAGATTCGTGCGGCTCATGGGCTGGACTTTGACATGCCGCCGAGTGCCGCCGAGGATGATGACATCCTCGAAGCCTAA